Proteins co-encoded in one Homo sapiens chromosome 6 genomic scaffold, GRCh38.p14 alternate locus group ALT_REF_LOCI_3 HSCHR6_MHC_DBB_CTG1 genomic window:
- the DAXX gene encoding death domain-associated protein 6 isoform a (isoform a is encoded by transcript variant 2) — MATANSIIVLDDDDEDEAAAQPGPSHPLPNAASPGAEAPSSSEPHGARGSSSSGGKKCYKLENEKLFEEFLELCKMQTADHPEVVPFLYNRQQRAHSLFLASAEFCNILSRVLSRARSRPAKLYVYINELCTVLKAHSAKKKLNLAPAATTSNEPSGNNPPTHLSLDPTNAENTASQSPRTRGSRRQIQRLEQLLALYVAEIRRLQEKELDLSELDDPDSAYLQEARLKRKLIRLFGRLCELKDCSSLTGRVIEQRIPYRGTRYPEVNRRIERLINKPGPDTFPDYGDVLRAVEKAAARHSLGLPRQQLQLMAQDAFRDVGIRLQERRHLDLIYNFGCHLTDDYRPGVDPALSDPVLARRLRENRSLAMSRLDEVISKYAMLQDKSEEGERKKRRARLQGTSSHSADTPEASLDSGEGPSGMASQGCPSASRAETDDEDDEESDEEEEEEEEEEEEEATDSEEEEDLEQMQEGQEDDEEEDEEEEAAAGKDGDKSPMSSLQISNEKNLEPGKQISRSSGEQQNKGRIVSPSLLSEEPLAPSSIDAESNGEQPEELTLEEESPVSQLFELEIEALPLDTPSSVETDISSSRKQSEEPFTTVLENGAGMVSSTSFNGGVSPHNWGDSGPPCKKSRKEKKQTGSGPLGNSYVERQRSVHEKNGKKICTLPSPPSPLASLAPVADSSTRVDSPSHGLVTSSLCIPSPARLSQTPHSQPPRPGTCKTSVATQCDPEEIIVLSDSD, encoded by the exons ATGGCCACCGCTAACAGCATCATCGTGCTGGATGATGATGACGAAGATGAAGCAGCTGCTCAGCCAGGGccctcccacccactccccaaTGCGGCCTCACCTGGGGCAGAAGCCCCTAGCTCCTCTGAGCCTCATGGGGCCAGAGGAAGCAGTAGTTCGGGCGGCAAGAAATGCTACAAGCTGGAGAATGAGAAGCTGTTCGAAGAG TTCCTTGAACTTTGTAAGATGCAGACAGCAGACCACCCTGAGGTGGTCCCATTCCTCTATAACCGGCAGCAACGTGCCCACTCTCTGTTTTTGGCCTCGGCGGAGTTCTGCAACATCCTCTCTAGGGTCCTGTCTCGGGCCCGGAGCCGGCCAGCCAAGCTCTATGTCTACATCAATGAGCTCTGCACTGTTCTCAAGGCCCACTCAGCCAAAAAGAAGCTGAACTTGGCCCCTGCCGCCACCACCTCCAATGAGCCCTCTGGGAATAACCCTCCCACACACCTCTCCTTGGACCCCACAAATGCTGAAAACACTGCCTCTCAGTCTCCAAGGACCCGTGGTTCCCGGCGGCAGATCCAGCGTTTGGAGCAGCTGCTGGCGCTCTATGTGGCAGAGATCCGGCGGCTGCAGGAAAAGGAGTTGGATCTCTCAGAATTGGATGACCCAGACTCCGCATACCTGCAGGAGGCACGGTTGAAGCGTAAGCTGATCCGCCTCTTTGGGCGACTATGTGAGCTGAAAGACTGCTCTTCACTGACCGGCCGTGTCATAGAGCAGCGCATCCCCTACCGTGGCACCCGCTACCCAGAGGTTAACAGGCGCATTGAGCGGCTCATCAACAAGCCAGGGCCTGATACCTTCCCTGACTATGGGGATGTGCTTCGGGCTGTAGAGAAGGCAGCTGCCCGAcacagccttggcctcccccGACAGCAGCTCCAGCTCATGGCTCAGGATGCCTTCCGAGATGTGGGCATCAGGTTACAGGAGCGACGTCACCTCGATCTCATCTACAACTTTGGCTGCCACCTCACAGATGACTATAGGCCAG GCGTTGACCCTGCACTATCAGATCCTGTGTTGGCCCGGCGCCTTCGGGAAAACCGGAGTTTGGCCATGAGTCGGCTGGATGAGGTCATCTCCAAATACGCAATGTTGCAAGACAAAAGTGAGGAGGgcgagagaaaaaagagaagagctcGGCTCCAAGGCACCTCTTCCCACTCTGCAGACACCCCCGAAGCCTCCTTGGATTCTGGTGAG GGCCCTAGTGGAATGGCATCCCAGGGGTGCCCTTCTGCCTCCAGAGCTGAGACAGATGACGAAGACGATGAGGAGagtgatgaggaagaggaggaggaggaggaagaagaagaggaggaggccaCAGAttctgaagaggaggaggatctGGAACAGATGCAGGAGGGTCAGGAGGATGATGAAGAGGAGGACGAAgaggaagaagcagcagcag gtAAAGATGGAGACAAGAGCCCCATGTCCTCACTACAGATCTCCAATGAAAAGAACCTGGAACCTGGCAAACAGATCAGCAGATCTTCAGGGGAGCAGCAAAACAAAGGACGCATAGTGTCACCATCGTTACTGTCAGAAGAACCCCTGGCCCCCTCCAGCATAGATGCTGAAAGCAATGGAGAACAGCCTGAGGAGCTGACCCTGGAGGAAGAAAGCCCTGTGTCTCAGCTCTTTGAGCTAGAGATTGAAGCTTTGCCCCTGGATACCCCTTCCTCTGTGGAGACGGACAtttcctcttccaggaagcaATCAGAGGAGCCCTTCACCACTGTCTTAGAGAATGGAGCAGGCATGGTCTCTTCTACTTCCTTCAATGGAGGCGTCTCTCCTCACAACTGGGGAGATTCTGGTCCCCCCTGCAAAAAATCTCGGAAGGAGAAGAAGCAAACAGGATCAGGGCCATTAGGAAACAG CTATGTGGAAAGGCAAAGGTCAGTGCATGAGAAGAATGGGAAAAAGATATGTACCCTGCCCAGCCCACCTTCCCCCTTGGCTTCCTTGGCCCCAGTTGCTGATTCCTCCACGAGGGTGGACTCTCCCAGCCATGGCCTGGTGACCAGCTCCCTCTGCATCCCTTCTCCAGCCCGGCTGTCCCAAACCCCCCATTCACAGCCTCCTCGGCCTGGTACTTGCAAG ACAAGTGTGGCCACACAATGCGATCCAGAAGAGATCATCGTGCTCTCAGACTCTGATTAG
- the DAXX gene encoding death domain-associated protein 6 isoform b (isoform b is encoded by transcript variant 3), which yields MRGSENCGEGRLERRFLSIIVLDDDDEDEAAAQPGPSHPLPNAASPGAEAPSSSEPHGARGSSSSGGKKCYKLENEKLFEEFLELCKMQTADHPEVVPFLYNRQQRAHSLFLASAEFCNILSRVLSRARSRPAKLYVYINELCTVLKAHSAKKKLNLAPAATTSNEPSGNNPPTHLSLDPTNAENTASQSPRTRGSRRQIQRLEQLLALYVAEIRRLQEKELDLSELDDPDSAYLQEARLKRKLIRLFGRLCELKDCSSLTGRVIEQRIPYRGTRYPEVNRRIERLINKPGPDTFPDYGDVLRAVEKAAARHSLGLPRQQLQLMAQDAFRDVGIRLQERRHLDLIYNFGCHLTDDYRPGVDPALSDPVLARRLRENRSLAMSRLDEVISKYAMLQDKSEEGERKKRRARLQGTSSHSADTPEASLDSGEGPSGMASQGCPSASRAETDDEDDEESDEEEEEEEEEEEEEATDSEEEEDLEQMQEGQEDDEEEDEEEEAAAGKDGDKSPMSSLQISNEKNLEPGKQISRSSGEQQNKGRIVSPSLLSEEPLAPSSIDAESNGEQPEELTLEEESPVSQLFELEIEALPLDTPSSVETDISSSRKQSEEPFTTVLENGAGMVSSTSFNGGVSPHNWGDSGPPCKKSRKEKKQTGSGPLGNSYVERQRSVHEKNGKKICTLPSPPSPLASLAPVADSSTRVDSPSHGLVTSSLCIPSPARLSQTPHSQPPRPGTCKTSVATQCDPEEIIVLSDSD from the exons ATGCGAGGTTCTGAGAATTGCGGCGAGGGTCGCCTCGAGAGACGGTTTCTGAG CATCATCGTGCTGGATGATGATGACGAAGATGAAGCAGCTGCTCAGCCAGGGccctcccacccactccccaaTGCGGCCTCACCTGGGGCAGAAGCCCCTAGCTCCTCTGAGCCTCATGGGGCCAGAGGAAGCAGTAGTTCGGGCGGCAAGAAATGCTACAAGCTGGAGAATGAGAAGCTGTTCGAAGAG TTCCTTGAACTTTGTAAGATGCAGACAGCAGACCACCCTGAGGTGGTCCCATTCCTCTATAACCGGCAGCAACGTGCCCACTCTCTGTTTTTGGCCTCGGCGGAGTTCTGCAACATCCTCTCTAGGGTCCTGTCTCGGGCCCGGAGCCGGCCAGCCAAGCTCTATGTCTACATCAATGAGCTCTGCACTGTTCTCAAGGCCCACTCAGCCAAAAAGAAGCTGAACTTGGCCCCTGCCGCCACCACCTCCAATGAGCCCTCTGGGAATAACCCTCCCACACACCTCTCCTTGGACCCCACAAATGCTGAAAACACTGCCTCTCAGTCTCCAAGGACCCGTGGTTCCCGGCGGCAGATCCAGCGTTTGGAGCAGCTGCTGGCGCTCTATGTGGCAGAGATCCGGCGGCTGCAGGAAAAGGAGTTGGATCTCTCAGAATTGGATGACCCAGACTCCGCATACCTGCAGGAGGCACGGTTGAAGCGTAAGCTGATCCGCCTCTTTGGGCGACTATGTGAGCTGAAAGACTGCTCTTCACTGACCGGCCGTGTCATAGAGCAGCGCATCCCCTACCGTGGCACCCGCTACCCAGAGGTTAACAGGCGCATTGAGCGGCTCATCAACAAGCCAGGGCCTGATACCTTCCCTGACTATGGGGATGTGCTTCGGGCTGTAGAGAAGGCAGCTGCCCGAcacagccttggcctcccccGACAGCAGCTCCAGCTCATGGCTCAGGATGCCTTCCGAGATGTGGGCATCAGGTTACAGGAGCGACGTCACCTCGATCTCATCTACAACTTTGGCTGCCACCTCACAGATGACTATAGGCCAG GCGTTGACCCTGCACTATCAGATCCTGTGTTGGCCCGGCGCCTTCGGGAAAACCGGAGTTTGGCCATGAGTCGGCTGGATGAGGTCATCTCCAAATACGCAATGTTGCAAGACAAAAGTGAGGAGGgcgagagaaaaaagagaagagctcGGCTCCAAGGCACCTCTTCCCACTCTGCAGACACCCCCGAAGCCTCCTTGGATTCTGGTGAG GGCCCTAGTGGAATGGCATCCCAGGGGTGCCCTTCTGCCTCCAGAGCTGAGACAGATGACGAAGACGATGAGGAGagtgatgaggaagaggaggaggaggaggaagaagaagaggaggaggccaCAGAttctgaagaggaggaggatctGGAACAGATGCAGGAGGGTCAGGAGGATGATGAAGAGGAGGACGAAgaggaagaagcagcagcag gtAAAGATGGAGACAAGAGCCCCATGTCCTCACTACAGATCTCCAATGAAAAGAACCTGGAACCTGGCAAACAGATCAGCAGATCTTCAGGGGAGCAGCAAAACAAAGGACGCATAGTGTCACCATCGTTACTGTCAGAAGAACCCCTGGCCCCCTCCAGCATAGATGCTGAAAGCAATGGAGAACAGCCTGAGGAGCTGACCCTGGAGGAAGAAAGCCCTGTGTCTCAGCTCTTTGAGCTAGAGATTGAAGCTTTGCCCCTGGATACCCCTTCCTCTGTGGAGACGGACAtttcctcttccaggaagcaATCAGAGGAGCCCTTCACCACTGTCTTAGAGAATGGAGCAGGCATGGTCTCTTCTACTTCCTTCAATGGAGGCGTCTCTCCTCACAACTGGGGAGATTCTGGTCCCCCCTGCAAAAAATCTCGGAAGGAGAAGAAGCAAACAGGATCAGGGCCATTAGGAAACAG CTATGTGGAAAGGCAAAGGTCAGTGCATGAGAAGAATGGGAAAAAGATATGTACCCTGCCCAGCCCACCTTCCCCCTTGGCTTCCTTGGCCCCAGTTGCTGATTCCTCCACGAGGGTGGACTCTCCCAGCCATGGCCTGGTGACCAGCTCCCTCTGCATCCCTTCTCCAGCCCGGCTGTCCCAAACCCCCCATTCACAGCCTCCTCGGCCTGGTACTTGCAAG ACAAGTGTGGCCACACAATGCGATCCAGAAGAGATCATCGTGCTCTCAGACTCTGATTAG
- the ZBTB22 gene encoding zinc finger and BTB domain-containing protein 22 (The RefSeq protein has 1 substitution compared to this genomic sequence) has product MEPSPLSPSGAALPLPLSLAPPPLPLPAAAVVHVSFPEVTSALLESLNQQRLQGQLCDVSIRVQGREFRAHRAVLAASSPYFHDQVLLKGMTSISLPSVMDPGAFETVLASAYTGRLSMAAADIVNFLTVGSVLQMWHIVDKCTELLREGRASATTTITTAAATSVTVPGAGVPSGSGGTVAPATMGSARSHASSRASENQSPSSSNYFSPRESTDFSSSSQEAFAASAVGSGERRGGGPVFPAPVVGSGGATSGKLLLEADELCDDGGDGRGAVVPGAGLRRPTYTPPSIMPQKHWVYVKRGGNCPAPTPLVPQDPDLEEEEEEEDLVLTCEDDEDEELGGSSRVPVGGGPEATLSISDVRTLSEPPDKGEEQVNFCESSNDFGPYEGGGPVAGLDDSGGPTPSSYAPSHPPRPLLPLDMQGNQILVFPSSSSSSSSQAPGQPPGNQAEHGAVTVGGTSVGSLGVPGSVGGVPGGTGSGDGNKIFLCHCGKAFSHKSMRDRHVNMHLNLRPFDCPVCNKKFKMKHHLTEHMKTHTGLKPYECGVCAKKFMWRDSFMRHRGHCERRHRLGGVGAVPGPGTPTGPSLPSKRESPGVGGGSGDEASAATPPSSRRVWSPPRVHKVEMGFGGGGGAN; this is encoded by the coding sequence ATGGAGCCatctcctctgtctcccagtgGGGCAGCACTTCCCCTGCCGCTGTCGCTGGCTCCGCCCCCACTACCCCTGCCAGCAGCTGCAGTGGTACATGTGTCCTTCCCTGAGGTGACCAGTGCCCTCTTGGAGTCCCTCAATCAGCAGCGTCTGCAGGGCCAGCTCTGCGATGTATCTATCAGAGTGCAGGGCCGGGAGTTCCGGGCTCATCGGGCTGTCCTGGCTGCCTCCTCCCCTTACTTCCATGATCAGGTCCTACTCAAAGGCATGACCTCCATCTCGCTGCCCAGTGTCATGGACCCAGGCGCCTTTGAGACTGTCCTAGCCTCCGCTTACACTGGCCGCCTCAGCATGGCTGCTGCTGACATTGTCAACTTCCTTACAGTGGGGTCTGTGCTCCAAATGTGGCACATTGTGGACAAGTGCACTGAACTACTCCGAGAAGGCCGGGCCTCagctaccaccaccatcactactgCTGCAGCCACCTCTGTCACTGTCCCTGGTGCTGGGGTGCCATCCGGGAGTGGGGGCACTGTGGCCCCTGCTACCATGGGCTCTGCGCGCTCCCATGCCTCCAGCCGGGCCAGTGAGAATCAATCTCCCAGCAGCAGCAACTACTTCAGCCCCAGGGAGTCCACTGATTTCTCATCTTCCTCCCAAGAGGCATTTGCAGCTTCTGCAGTGGGCAGTGGGGAGCGTCGAGGAGGTGGCCCTGTATTCCCAGCCCCTGTCGTTGGCAGTGGAGGGGCCACATCTGGAAAGCTGCTGCTGGAGGCAGATGAGCTGTGCGATGATGGTGGGGATGGGAGGGGGGCAGTGGTTCCTGGGGCTGGGCTCCGGAGACCCACCTACACACCCCCTAGCATCATGCCACAGAAACACTGGGTATACGTGAAGCGAGGTGGTAATTGCCCAGCGCCAGCACCCCTGGTTCCCCAAGACCCAGatctggaggaggaagaggaggaggaagatctGGTGTTGACCTGTGaggatgatgaagatgaagaactAGGGGGTAGCTCCAGGGTTCCAGTGGGGGGAGGGCCTGAGGCTACCCTCAGCATAAGTGATGTCCGTACCCTGAGTGAGCCCCCAGACAAGGGGGAGGAGCAGGTCAACTTCTGTGAGTCCTCCAATGACTTTGGCCCATATGAGGGTGGGGGTCCTGTGGCAGGTCTTGATGACTCAGGGGGGCCAACTCCCTCTTCCtatgccccctcccaccctcctcgaCCGCTCCTTCCCTTGGACATGCAGGGCAACCAGATCCTGGTCTTCCCGTCGTcgtcttcatcctcatcctcacAGGCTCCTGGCCAACCACCAGGGAACCAAGCAGAACACGGGGCAGTGACCGTGGGGGGCACGTCGGTGGGGAGCCTGGGTGTGCCGGGTAGCGTTGGTGGGGTCCCTGGAGGGACTGGCAGTGGGGACGGGAATAAGATCTTTCTGTGCCATTGTGGGAAGGCCTTCTCCCACAAGAGCATGCGGGACCGGCACGTGAACATGCACCTCAATCTGCGGCCGTTTGACTGCCCCGTGTGCAACAAAAAGTTCAAGATGAAGCACCATCTGACTGAGCACATGAAGACGCACACAGGTCTCAAGCCCTACGAGTGCGGAGTCTGCGCCAAGAAGTTCATGTGGCGAGACAGCTTCATGCGCCACCGAGGACACTGTGAGCGCCGGCACCGCCTGGGCGGGGTCGGGGCCGTACCTGGGCCTGGGACTCCCACGGGGCCATCCTTGCCGTCCAAGAGAGAGTCTCCCGGAGTGGGCGGGGGCAGCGGCGACGAAGCGAGTGCGGCCACGCCCCCGTCCAGCAGACGTGTCTGGTCCCCACCCAGAGTCCACAAGGTGGAGATGGGCTTCGGTGGAGGTGGAGGAGCAAACTGA
- the DAXX gene encoding death domain-associated protein 6 isoform c (isoform c is encoded by transcript variant 4) — translation MQTADHPEVVPFLYNRQQRAHSLFLASAEFCNILSRVLSRARSRPAKLYVYINELCTVLKAHSAKKKLNLAPAATTSNEPSGNNPPTHLSLDPTNAENTASQSPRTRGSRRQIQRLEQLLALYVAEIRRLQEKELDLSELDDPDSAYLQEARLKRKLIRLFGRLCELKDCSSLTGRVIEQRIPYRGTRYPEVNRRIERLINKPGPDTFPDYGDVLRAVEKAAARHSLGLPRQQLQLMAQDAFRDVGIRLQERRHLDLIYNFGCHLTDDYRPGVDPALSDPVLARRLRENRSLAMSRLDEVISKYAMLQDKSEEGERKKRRARLQGTSSHSADTPEASLDSGEGPSGMASQGCPSASRAETDDEDDEESDEEEEEEEEEEEEEATDSEEEEDLEQMQEGQEDDEEEDEEEEAAAGKDGDKSPMSSLQISNEKNLEPGKQISRSSGEQQNKGRIVSPSLLSEEPLAPSSIDAESNGEQPEELTLEEESPVSQLFELEIEALPLDTPSSVETDISSSRKQSEEPFTTVLENGAGMVSSTSFNGGVSPHNWGDSGPPCKKSRKEKKQTGSGPLGNSYVERQRSVHEKNGKKICTLPSPPSPLASLAPVADSSTRVDSPSHGLVTSSLCIPSPARLSQTPHSQPPRPGTCKTSVATQCDPEEIIVLSDSD, via the exons ATGCAGACAGCAGACCACCCTGAGGTGGTCCCATTCCTCTATAACCGGCAGCAACGTGCCCACTCTCTGTTTTTGGCCTCGGCGGAGTTCTGCAACATCCTCTCTAGGGTCCTGTCTCGGGCCCGGAGCCGGCCAGCCAAGCTCTATGTCTACATCAATGAGCTCTGCACTGTTCTCAAGGCCCACTCAGCCAAAAAGAAGCTGAACTTGGCCCCTGCCGCCACCACCTCCAATGAGCCCTCTGGGAATAACCCTCCCACACACCTCTCCTTGGACCCCACAAATGCTGAAAACACTGCCTCTCAGTCTCCAAGGACCCGTGGTTCCCGGCGGCAGATCCAGCGTTTGGAGCAGCTGCTGGCGCTCTATGTGGCAGAGATCCGGCGGCTGCAGGAAAAGGAGTTGGATCTCTCAGAATTGGATGACCCAGACTCCGCATACCTGCAGGAGGCACGGTTGAAGCGTAAGCTGATCCGCCTCTTTGGGCGACTATGTGAGCTGAAAGACTGCTCTTCACTGACCGGCCGTGTCATAGAGCAGCGCATCCCCTACCGTGGCACCCGCTACCCAGAGGTTAACAGGCGCATTGAGCGGCTCATCAACAAGCCAGGGCCTGATACCTTCCCTGACTATGGGGATGTGCTTCGGGCTGTAGAGAAGGCAGCTGCCCGAcacagccttggcctcccccGACAGCAGCTCCAGCTCATGGCTCAGGATGCCTTCCGAGATGTGGGCATCAGGTTACAGGAGCGACGTCACCTCGATCTCATCTACAACTTTGGCTGCCACCTCACAGATGACTATAGGCCAG GCGTTGACCCTGCACTATCAGATCCTGTGTTGGCCCGGCGCCTTCGGGAAAACCGGAGTTTGGCCATGAGTCGGCTGGATGAGGTCATCTCCAAATACGCAATGTTGCAAGACAAAAGTGAGGAGGgcgagagaaaaaagagaagagctcGGCTCCAAGGCACCTCTTCCCACTCTGCAGACACCCCCGAAGCCTCCTTGGATTCTGGTGAG GGCCCTAGTGGAATGGCATCCCAGGGGTGCCCTTCTGCCTCCAGAGCTGAGACAGATGACGAAGACGATGAGGAGagtgatgaggaagaggaggaggaggaggaagaagaagaggaggaggccaCAGAttctgaagaggaggaggatctGGAACAGATGCAGGAGGGTCAGGAGGATGATGAAGAGGAGGACGAAgaggaagaagcagcagcag gtAAAGATGGAGACAAGAGCCCCATGTCCTCACTACAGATCTCCAATGAAAAGAACCTGGAACCTGGCAAACAGATCAGCAGATCTTCAGGGGAGCAGCAAAACAAAGGACGCATAGTGTCACCATCGTTACTGTCAGAAGAACCCCTGGCCCCCTCCAGCATAGATGCTGAAAGCAATGGAGAACAGCCTGAGGAGCTGACCCTGGAGGAAGAAAGCCCTGTGTCTCAGCTCTTTGAGCTAGAGATTGAAGCTTTGCCCCTGGATACCCCTTCCTCTGTGGAGACGGACAtttcctcttccaggaagcaATCAGAGGAGCCCTTCACCACTGTCTTAGAGAATGGAGCAGGCATGGTCTCTTCTACTTCCTTCAATGGAGGCGTCTCTCCTCACAACTGGGGAGATTCTGGTCCCCCCTGCAAAAAATCTCGGAAGGAGAAGAAGCAAACAGGATCAGGGCCATTAGGAAACAG CTATGTGGAAAGGCAAAGGTCAGTGCATGAGAAGAATGGGAAAAAGATATGTACCCTGCCCAGCCCACCTTCCCCCTTGGCTTCCTTGGCCCCAGTTGCTGATTCCTCCACGAGGGTGGACTCTCCCAGCCATGGCCTGGTGACCAGCTCCCTCTGCATCCCTTCTCCAGCCCGGCTGTCCCAAACCCCCCATTCACAGCCTCCTCGGCCTGGTACTTGCAAG ACAAGTGTGGCCACACAATGCGATCCAGAAGAGATCATCGTGCTCTCAGACTCTGATTAG